The following proteins come from a genomic window of Lycium ferocissimum isolate CSIRO_LF1 chromosome 4, AGI_CSIRO_Lferr_CH_V1, whole genome shotgun sequence:
- the LOC132051532 gene encoding subtilisin-like protease SBT2.4 gives MILVLKNLLLLFVVLVSCNGEDRKIYLILMEGDPVAFRQVKIFLEKGNKLDSNSEAAKAYANQLIKSHDEFLQSNLETGSYNKIYSFKHIVNGVAVHTTPSQIQNLKNAPRVKLLEEDKRVKLMTTYTPQFLGIPTVWAQERGDKNAGEGIVIGFVDSGINPGHPSFAYDPTIDNPYSFTTTNSTHNFQHFSGACEEGPMFPQTSCNGKIVSARFFSAGAQTIAKLNDSVDILSPFDAVGHGSHVASTAAGNFGVPVVVNGLYYGRATGMAPRARIAVYKAVYPTIGTLSDVLAAIDQAVLDGVDILSLSVGPDEPPEGTLTFLSLFEIFMLAAHKAGTFIVQAAGNEGPSPYSIISYSPWAVGVAACDTDRTYSATLILGNGLKIGGVGLSGPTSGDGMIQYNELVLAKDAIKINTTFSRTANNGAEECQYPEAFDPFVVEGSIVICTFSAGFYNGTSTLTAIIDTASLLRFRAFVFVANPTYGDFIAEPIPFFTPGIMIPTTAETKNILQYYEKETVRDKKGFVVRYGGRAAISEGRNASYKGRAPIVSRFSSRGPDYIDQSKNPTDVLKPDILAPGHQIWAAWSPMSVSNPILSGHNFALMSGTSMATPHIAGVAALIKQYNPSWTPSMIASAISTTASTYDNLGDPIMAQGFDLYSLYTSAPFGFGAGLVNPSRAIDPGLVFAAGYEDYISFLCSLPNIDSTIVKTATGGICGQLFGNPSDLNLPSITITSLTGSRIVHRTVMNVASKAETYLSAVLPPKGVAVDIEPSWFRIAPQGTQDLLITLNVTQALDDFSFGEIVLTGSLNHLVKIPLSIFPISTM, from the exons ATGATTTTAGTCCTCAAAAACTTGCTACTTCTCTTTGTAGTTCTTGTTTCATGCAATGGCGAagatagaaaaatatatttgattctAATGGAGGGTGATCCTGTTGCTTTTCGTCAggttaaaatatttttagaaaaaggCAACAAGCTTGATTCAAATAG CGAAGCAGCCAAGGCTTATGCAAATCAGTTGATAAAATCCCATGATGAGTTTCTACAAAGTAATTTGGAGACAGGGAGCTATAACAAGATTTACAGCTTTAAACACATCGTAAATGGTGTTGCAGTCCACACTACTCCATCTCAG ATTCAAAACCTGAAGAATGCTCCTAGAGTGAAGTTATTAGAGGAAGACAAGAGGGTTAAATTAATGACTACTTACACTCCACAGTTTCTGGGAATACCTACAGTATGGGCTCAAGAAAGAGGAGATAAAAACGCCGGTGAAGGAATTGTGATTGGTTTTGTTGATTCTGGCATTAATCCAGGGCACCCTAGTTTTGCTTATGATCCCACAATTGATAATCCTTACAGTTTCACTACTACAAATTCAACACATAATTTTCAACATTTTTCTGGAGCTTGTGAAGAAGGTCCTATGTTTCCTCAGACTTCATGCAATGGTAAGATAGTATCTGCTAGGTTTTTCTCAGCTGGAGCTCAAACTATTGCAAAACTTAATGATTCTGTGGATATACTCTCACCCTTTGATGCTGTTGGACATGGCAG TCATGTCGCTTCAACTGCAGCAGGAAATTTTGGAGTGCCGGTAGTGGTGAATGGCTTGTACTATGGACGAGCAACTGGAATGGCGCCACGAGCAAg GATTGCAGTTTATAAAGCTGTTTATCCAACCATAGGAACTCTTTCAGATGTATTAGCGGCAATTGATCAA GCAGTATTAGATGGAGTAGATATCTTGAGTCTGTCAGTAGGACCAGATGAACCACCAGAAGGCACACTCACTTTCTTGAGCCTGTTTGAGATTTTCATGTTAGCTGCGCATAAAGCTGGAACGTTTATTGTTCAAGCAGCTGGGAACGAGGGTCCTTCTCCTTACAGTATCATCTCTTATAGTCCATGGGCTGTGGGTGTTGCTGCTTGTGACACTGATAGAACCTATTCTGCCACTCTTATTCTTGGTAACGGTCTCAAAATTGGGGGTGTAGGACTATCAG GACCGACATCAGGAGATGGAATGATTCAGTATAATGAGCTGGTTTTGGCTAAGGATGCGATTAAGATAAATACCACATTTTCAAGAACTGCAAATAATGGGGCCGAGGAATGCCAATATCCAGAGGCATTTGACCCTTTTGTCGTGGAAGGCAGTATTGTCATTTGCACATTTTCAGCTGGTTTCTACAATGGGACTTCTACTCTTACAGCTATCATAGATACAGCCAGCCTTCTTCGATTCAGAGCATTTGTTTTTGTTGCAAATCCAACTTACGGAGATTTCATAGCCGAGCCAATTCCTTTCTTTACTCCTGGCATAATGATACCAACAACTGCTGAGACAAAG AATATATTGCAGTACTATGAAAAAGAAACTGTAAGGGACAAGAAAGGATTTGTGGTAAGATATGGTGGTAGAGCAGCAATAAGTGAAGGAAGAAATGCTTCTTACAAGGGAAGAGCTCCTATAGTCAGTAGATTTTCATCAAGGGGACCTGATTACATTGATCAGAGTAAAAATCCTACTGATGTACTTAAACCTGATATTTTGGCTCCTGGACACCAAATTTGGGCAGCTTGGAGTCCCATGAGTGTTTCAAATCCCATTCTATCTG gccATAATTTTGCTCTAATGTCTGGTACAAGCATGGCAACACCTCATATTGCTGGGGTAGCTGCACTAATAAAGCAATACAATCCATCATGGACACCATCAATGATAGCTTCAGCTATATCAACCACAGCCAGCACTTATGACAATCTTGGAGACCCCATAATGGCTCAAGGGTTTGATCTTTATAGCTTGTACACTTCTGCTCCTTTTGGTTTTGGTGCTGGTCTTGTCAATCCCTCTCGTGCAATCGACCCTGGTCTTGTCTTTGCAGCAG GGTACGAGGATTACATCAGTTTCCTGTGTTCTTTGCCAAATATTGATTCCACAATAGTCAAAACCGCAACAGGAGGAATTTGTGGTCAGTTATTCGGCAATCCATCGGACCTAAATTTGCCTTCGATTACGATAACATCCCTTACTGGATCGCGAATAGTACATCGGACAGTCATGAATGTGGCAAGCAAAGCAGAGACGTATCTAAGTGCAGTGTTGCCACCAAAAGGAGTAGCGGTTGATATTGAGCCATCTTGGTTTAGAATAGCTCCACAAGGAACCCAAGATTTGCTCATCACGCTCAATGTCACACAGGCTCTTGATGACTTCAGCTTTGGTGAAATTGTTTTAACAGGATCTTTAAATCACCTTGTGAAGATCCCACTATCAATTTTCCCTATTTCTACAATGTGA
- the LOC132051533 gene encoding uncharacterized protein LOC132051533 encodes MASSIHFTIMFTLTLFFTNIPFSISITTNKITSIYDVLNSHGLPVGLLPNGITNFSMDPSSGRFEAHLPQSCAAQFETHLRYDSTVCGILNYGQISNISGVTAQELFLWFAVKGIRVDIPSSGLIYFDVGVVSKQFSLSFFETPRDCTVTNDDGVNENLVLFDNGGRIVENQSRKLIKERPGKSKARAVS; translated from the exons ATGGCATCATCAATCCATTTCACAATAATGTTCACACTAACATTATTCTTCACAAACATACCTTtctcaatttccataacaaCCAACAAAATCACTTCAATATACGACGTTCTCAATTCCCATGGTCTCCCTGTTGGTCTATTACCAAATGGAATTACAAATTTCTCAATGGATCCTTCATCGGGTCGGTTTGAAGCCCATTTACCACAATCTTGTGCGGCCCAATTTGAAACCCATTTAAGATATGATAGTACTGTGTGTGGGATACTTAATTATGGTCAGATTTCGAATATATCTGGTGTTACTGCTCAAGAATTGTTTCTTTGGTTTGCTGTTAAAGGGATACGTGTTGATATACCCAGTTCTGGTTTGATTTATTTTGATGTTGGGGTTGTTTCTAAGCAGTTTTCGCTTTCTTTTTTCGAGACTCCGCGTGATTGTACTGTTACTAATGATGATGGGGTTAATGAAAATCTGGTTTTGTTCGATAATGGTGGAAGAATTGTTGAG AATCAATCAAGGAAGTTAATTAAAGAACGTCCAGGAAAGAGCAAGGCGAGAGCTGTATCCtaa